The DNA sequence ATGAGCCTACATTTTCTTTCATATTCTGTTATCTAAGATCTTCATAAACACaactaaattatatatttttttgcggTAGCAtacatgaaatgtatttattagaccATTAAGAATGTTGACATAAGACTCGTCATTGGCTCGAAGGGGGCTCTGTCGAGGCCAGGCTGTTCTGGTGTTAAACAAATGCAGATATAAATCACTTATCAGTGCCAAAATACATATATTCTAAACTAAATATAGCAATCAACAACAAATTAATAGtataattgtcacgatcgtcgaaggaggaggaccaaggcgcagcgttgaatgcaaacatactCTTTTATTCAATGattacacaaacaaaacaacaaactataacgtgacgtccacggtctaacacaaaccacactggaacaagatcccacaaccactgtgagaaaacagcctgtctaaatatggttcccaatcagagacaaccagcaacagctgacactcgttgcctctgattgggaaccactctggccaacatagaaaatacaactaCTAGACAAACAAATGGAAACTCACACCCCGGCTCAACATACAAGtatccccagagccagggcgtgacagtacccccccctaaaggcgcggactccgaccgcgccaaccaaacaccacaggggagggaccgggtgggcactccgccttggcggcggatccggctccgggcatgatccccactccctctctaaccccccaaagtacccctggtccggtctggccctgctgaccggagctgaactgaacactggtggagcggattgctctagctccggcgtggagcagctgaccggtgccggaccaggcaccggtggaacaggcacgggccgtgccggactgacgacgcacaccactggcttggtgtggggagcaggaacggaccgagccgggctgacgaagcgcaccactgacttggtgcggggagcaggagcgggccgggccgggctggcgacgcgcaccataggcttggtgcggggagcaggcacaggccggaccgggctggcgacgcgcaccattggcttggtgcggggagcaggaacgggccgggccgggctggcgacgcgcaccattggcttggtgcggggagcaggaacgggcctgaccgggctggcgacgcgcaccattggcttggtgcggggagcaggaacaggccgggccgggctggcgacgcgcaccattggcttggtgcggggagcaggaacaggccgggccgggctggcgacgcgcaccattggcttggtgcggggagcaggaacaggccgggccgggctggcgacgcgcaccattggcttggtgcggggagcaggaacaggccgggccgggctggcgacgcgcaccataggcttggtgcaagggacaggaacagaccggaccgtactggggacacacaccactggccctacgcagggatcaggaacgggccggaccggactggtaacacaccccagtacctctcgccgtgcctctacaccttccttcccctctttgaccagtggcccccgtaacctggcggcctcctctgccaacccgctgggccgctctaccacggtctcctgctgccccgtcgtgagcccccccctaaaaaaattctgggcttctctcctacccgtggaccaggtctccatacttttcgccagcctttcgcccttctgcttccacgtcaagcccctctcttcctcacacggcttgacccagtcgaggcggcgaaggagatccgctagaaatctccctggcgatggctcctggacacgctgcttggtccagtcttggtgggatcttctgtcacgatcgtcgaaggaggaggaccaaggcgcagcgttgaatgcaaacatactcttttattcaatgattacacgaacaaaacaacaaacgataacgtgacgtccacggtctaacacaaaccacactggaacaagatcccacaaccactgtgggaaaacagcctgtctaaatatggttcccaatcagagacaaccagcaacagctgacactcgtttgcttctgattgggaaccactctggccaacatagaaaatacaactaCTAGACAAACAAATGGAAACTCACACCCcagctcaacatacaagtgtccccagagccagggcatgacaataATTGTGTTCTGCTTGTAACAATTTATTTCAATTATATGACAAGTTATTGGCTGCCATTTGTGCACACCGCCCCTAAGCCTAGTGAGTTACTACTGTGCTTTAAACATTGTAGCCTATTACATTCTGGGACATTTAACAGCATAACTATTTTACATTCTGGGACATTTAAAAGCATAACTATTTTACATTCTGGGACATTTAACAGCATAACTATTTTACATTCTGGGACATTTAACAGCATAACTATTTTACATTCTGGGACATTTAACAGCATAATTATTTTACATTCTGGGACATTTAACAGCATAACCATTTTACATTCTGGGACATTTAACAGCATAACCATTTTACATTCTGGGACATTTAACAGCATAACTATTTTACATTCTGGGACATTTAACATCATAACTATTGATTTCAGGTTCTATTGCCCCCATGAAATGAAATAGCCATTTATTTGATAGATAACATAacttattattattttacaaatCACCAATCTTGAAATGTAATATAATTATATCATTACATTTCCCCTAGTGACTAATGAGAAGAGTAAAGCATGTTACGGAAGCTGTGCTGTGTGATTCTACTCATCATCCAGAGGGATACAGAAAGTAGGTTTCCAATTGATGTCATCAAATCTCATACTATTGACCTCATGTTTTTTAGTGTTTATAATTGTTATATTGACACAAGGCAGGCAataacacacaccaaacacatacTCCCACCATTTTATTGAATTCCTTTGCCTTTTTATGATATATACAGGCATCTTTTTGATAGTTTTTTTGACCAAGTGTTTTCTTTCCAGGTACACAGGTGATTGGAGGAAGCAGGACTGTGGTACAAGGGGAGGATGTGGACTTATCCTGCAGACTGATAGAGACAGACGAGGAGCTTGAACAGATAACATGGCAGAAAAGTACTCAGGAAGAAAAACAGAACCATAATTTTATGCTTATTTCTCCCAATGGGGTTACTAACTTTATTGCACTGAATGGATTGAAAGGTAGAGTCCAGTTTATTGGGAACCCATCAGAAAACCTTGGATCTATTAGAATAACAGCTGCTAGACTGTTGGATGAAGGCACCTTCACATGTATCTTCAGTATTTTCCCCAGTGGAACATACAATGTAGAGATACCTCTCACTGTGCTTGGTAAGAACTATGAGTGTGTAGAAATACTGTGTGTAATGTCATTATTCAAGTTTAGTAAGAGCATATCATCTACACATTTACCGTAGCCTGGCAAAAAATGTACCTCTATCCTCTTAATGCCGCAGTTGTGACAAGGAGAGCGCATCAAGTCTCAGTATATATTTCCCCTAATGGTCAAGTGCTAAATAACTTTGGAATATATACACACCACTTTTACAGAAACATCCCTCTCCCTTAACAGCATAATCACTGGGCTGTGAATGTATAGTTCCACATTTATAATTAGTGGCATATTTTCATTTCTCAATTTGCTGGTTTGTTTTCTGTCATAGTTCCTCCAGTGGTGAGTGTGACAGTCGATGTTCCTATTGTTGTTGGGGAGAATGAGGTTGTCTTAGCAACCTGCGTGGCTGCTGGTGCCAAGCCACAGGCGGAGGTAAGGTGGAACACGGGTGCATTCAGCAGTTTGTTGAGGACAGTGACCAACTCCACCCAGCATGTCAACGGAACCACCACTGTACTCAGCCACCTGCTCGGGGCGCCAACCAGAGCAGCCAATCAGCAGCAGGTCCAGTGTGTCGTCAACCAGTCTGCCCTGACAACAGAAAGGAGCTACAACTACACCATAAACATCCACTGTAAGTGTCTTCTACTACCactgtcctacactatagacagacactgtaaatatattctaCTACCACTGTCCTACACTATAAACATCCACTGTAAGTATATACTCCACTACTGCtgtcctacactatagacagacactgtaaatGTATACTCCACTATCAATATCATAGACCAAAGACATCCGCTGTAGACTCTCAATGCCTTCACTGGCTGTCTATAGTAGGCCCCTAATCTGCCTGTTCTGCCCACTGCTTTgcctgtcctttggtctggtctGTAACAACTATTATTGTCTTTAGCTTAAACATAGTTCTGAGGCACAGAGTGGTATGAACCTTTACAATGCTTTCATTGTACTGGTCCTCTACTGCAAGTAATCTATCAAACTGAAATGGAGGAAGACCAGGTTCACAAACAAACAATTCTTAGAGTGCTGCCTCATCTGTGgattaaagtaaaataaaataaaaaattacttgtcacatgtgctgaatacaacaggtgaagtagtccttactgtgaaatgcttacttacgagcccttaaccaacaatgcagagtttttaaAAAGTAAGGAAAAaattgctaaataaactaaagggaaaaatagtaacaataaaataataagaacgagggtatatacagtgagggaaaaaagtatttgatcccctgctgattttgtacgtttgcccactgacaaagaaatgatcagtctataattttaatggtaggtttatttgaacagggagagacagaataacaacaaaaaaatccagaaaaacgcatgtcaaaaatgttataaattgatttgcattttaatgagggaaataagtatttgaccccctctcaatcagaaagatttctggctcccaggtgtctttaatacaggtaacaagctgagattaggagcacactattaaagggagtgctcctaatctcatcttgttacctgtataaaagacacctgtccacagaagcaatcaatcaatcagattccaaactctccaccatggccaagaccaaaaagctctccaaggatgtcagggacaagattgtagacctacacaaggctggaatgggctacaagaccatcgccaagcagcttggtgagaaggtgacaacagttggtgcgattaatcgcaaatggaagaaacacaaaggaactgtcaatctccctcggcctggggctccatgcaagatctcacctcgtggagttgcattgatcatgagaacggtgaggaatcagcccagaactacacgggaggttcttgtcaatgatctcaaggcagctggggaccatagtcatcaagaaaacaattggtaacacactacgccgtgaaggactgaaatcctgcagcgcccgcaaggtcccccttctcaagaaagcacatatacaggaccgtctgaagtttgccaatgaacatctgaatgattcagaggagaactgggtgaaagtgttgtggtcagatgagaccaaaatggagctctttggcatcaactcaactcgccgtctttggaggaggaggaatgctgcctatgaccccaagaacaccatccccaccttcaaacatggaggtggaaacattatgctttgggagtgtttttctgctaaggggacaggacaacttcactgcatcaaagggatgatggacggggccatgtaccgtcaaatcttgggtgagaacctccttccctcagccagggcattgaaaatgtgtcgtggatgggtattccagcatgacaatgacccaaaacacacggccaaggcaacaaaggagtggctcaagaagaagcacattaaggtcctggagtggcctagccagtctccagaccttaatcccatagaaaatctgtggagggagatgaaggttcgagttaccaaacgtcagcctcgaaatcttaatgacttggagaagatctgtaaagaggagtgggacaaaatccctcctgagatgtgtgcaaacctggtggccaactacaagaaacgtctgacctctgtgattgccaacaagggttttgccaccaagtactaagtcatgttttgcagaggggtcaaatacttatttccctcaataaaatgcaaatcaatttataacatttttgacatgtgtttttctgtattttttttttgttattctgtctctcactgttcaaataaacctgccattaaaattatagacggatcatgtctttgtcagtgggcaaacgtacaaaatcagcaggggatcaaatacttataatataatattattttaccctcactgtatgtgtgtgtgtgtgtatgtatgtatgtatgtgtgtatatatatgtatgtatgtatgtatacagtgggggaaaaaagtatttagtcagccaccaattgtgcaagttctcccacttaaaaagaagagagaggcctgtaattttcatcataggtacacgtcaactatgacagacaaaatgaggaaaaaaaatccaggaaatcacattgtaggattttttatgaatttatttgcaaattagggtggaaaataagtatttggtcacctacaaacaagcaagatttttagctctcacagacctgtaacttcttctttaagaggctcctctgtcctccactcgttacctgtattaatggcacctgtttgaacttgttatcagtataaaagacacctgtccacaacctcaaacagtcacactccaaacttcactatggccaagaccaaagagctgtcaaaggacaccagaaacaaaattgtagacctgcaccaggctgggaagactgaatctgcaataggtaagcagcttggtttgaagaaatcaactgtgggagcaattattaggaaatggaagacaaacaagaccactgataatctccctcgatctggggctccacgcaagatctcaccccgtggggtcaaaatgatcacaagaacggtgagcagatatcccagaaccacacggggggacctagtgaatgacctgcagagagctgggaccaaagtaacaaagcctaccatcagtaacacactacgccgccagggactcaaatcctgcagtgcaagacgtgtccccctgcttaagccagtacatgtccaggccagtctgaagtttgctagagtgcatttggatgatccagaagtggattgggagaatgtcatatggtcagatgaaaccaaaatagaactttttggtaaaaactcaactcgtcgtgtttggaggacaaagaatgctgagttgcatccaaagaacaccatacctactgtgaagcatgggggtggaaacatcatgctttggggctgtttttctgcaaagggaccaggacgactaatccgtgtaaaggaaagaatgaatggggccatgtatagtgagattttgagtgaaaacctccttccatcagcaagggcattgaagatgaaacatggctgggtctttcagcatgacaatgatcccaaacacaccgccccgggcaacgaaggagtggcttcctaagaagcatttcaaggtcctggagtggcctagccagtctccagatctcaacaccatagaaaatctttggaggggagttgaaagtctgtgttgcccagcgacagccccaaaacatcactgctctagaggagatctgcatggaggaatgggccaaaataccagcaacagtgtgtgaaaaccttgtgaagacttacagaaaacgtttgacctgtgtcattgccaacaaacggtatataacaaagtattgagaaacttttgttattgaccaaatacttattttccaccataatttgcaaataaattcattaaaatcctacaatgtgattttctggattttttccctcattttgtctgtcatagttgacgtgtacctatgatgaaaattacaggcctctctcatctttttaagtgggagaacttgcacaattggtggctgactaaatacttttttcccccactgtatatatatatatatatatatatatattacatttacgtcatttagcagacgctcttatccagagcgacttacagttagtgaatacatatatatattttttttatactggccccccgtgggaatcgaacccacaaccctggcgttgcaaacgccatgttctatcaactgagctacatccctgccagccattccctcccctaacctggacgacgctgggccaattgtgcgccgcccatgagtctcccggtcgcggccggctgcgacagagcctggattcgaaccaggatctctagtggcacagttagcactgcgatgcagcgccttagaccactgcgccactcaggagactgtgtgtgtgtgtgtgtgtgtgtgtgtgtgtgtgtgtgtgtgtgtgtgtgtgtgtgtgtgtgtgtgtgtgtgtgtgtgtgtgtgtgtgtgtgtgtgtgtgtgtgtgtgtgtgtgtgtgtgtgtgtgtgtgtgtgtgtgtgtgtgtgtgtgtgtgtatatatatatatatgtatgtatgtatgtatgtatgtatgtatgtatgtatatgtatgtatgtatatgtatgtatgtatgtatgtatatatgtatgtatgtatatacagtggggaaaaaaagtatttagtcagccaccaattgtgcaagttctcccacttaaaaagatgagagaggcctgtaattttcatcataggtacacgtcaactatgacagacaaattgaggaaaaaaaatccagaaaatcacattttaggattttttatgaatttatttgcaaattatggtggaaaataagtatttggtcacctacaaacaagcaagatttctggctctcacagacctgtaacttcttctttaagaggctcctctgtcctccactcgttacctgtattaatgacacctgtttgaacttgttatcagtataaaagacacctgtccacaacctcaaacagtcacactccaaactccactatggccaagaccaaagagctgtcaaaggacaccagaaacaaaattttagacctgcaccaggctgggaagactgaatctgcaataggtaagcagcttagtttgaagaaatcaactgtgggagcaattattaggaaattgaagacatacaagaccactgataatctccctcgatctggggctccacgcaagatctcaccccgtgggggtcaaaatgatcacaagaacggtgagtaaaaatcccagaaccacacgggggacctagtgaatgacctgcagagagctgggaccaaagtaacaaagcctaccatcagtaacacactacgctgccagggactcaaatactgcagtgccagacgtgtccccctgcttaagccagtacatgtccaggcccgtctgaagtttgctagagtgcatttggatgatccagaagaggattgggagaatgtcatatggtcagatgaatccaaaatagaactttttggtagaaactcaactcgatcgtgtttggaggacaaagaatgctgagttgcatccaaagaacaccatacctactgtgaagcatgggggtggaaacatcatgctttggggctgtttttctgcaaagggaccaggacgactgatccgtgtaaaggaaagaatgaatggggccatgtatcgtgagattttgagtgaaaacctccttccatcagcaagggcattgaagatgaaacgtggctgggtctttcagcatgacaatgatcccaaacacaccgcccgggcaacgaaggagtggcttcgtaagaagcatttcaaggtcctggagtggcctcgccagtctccagatctcaaccccatagaaaatctttggagggagttgaaagtccgtgttgcccagcgacagccccaaa is a window from the Coregonus clupeaformis isolate EN_2021a chromosome 23, ASM2061545v1, whole genome shotgun sequence genome containing:
- the LOC121537068 gene encoding nectin-3 isoform X1, producing MLRKLCCVILLIIQRDTESTQVIGGSRTVVQGEDVDLSCRLIETDEELEQITWQKSTQEEKQNHNFMLISPNGVTNFIALNGLKGRVQFIGNPSENLGSIRITAARLLDEGTFTCIFSIFPSGTYNVEIPLTVLVPPVVSVTVDVPIVVGENEVVLATCVAAGAKPQAEVRWNTGAFSSLLRTVTNSTQHVNGTTTVLSHLLGAPTRAANQQQVQCVVNQSALTTERSYNYTINIHYPPQAVNITLSEASKATFFLCVADGNPQPNYTWSRVALTWPGSAVRAEGDKLQLISLSSELNGLYVCEASNPYGRATGSLYVHTSSETSAACWVLLVVILCLIVTAAALVWYWQKYGQFPWSSIMAKAPEQTESVSSLRRRHDKVEEVKGDSLVATVQTRMAAEDEEEGP
- the LOC121537068 gene encoding nectin-3 isoform X2, with the protein product MLRKLCCVILLIIQRDTESTQVIGGSRTVVQGEDVDLSCRLIETDEELEQITWQKSTQEEKQNHNFMLISPNGVTNFIALNGLKGRVQFIGNPSENLGSIRITAARLLDEGTFTCIFSIFPSGTYNVEIPLTVLVPPVVSVTVDVPIVVGENEVVLATCVAAGAKPQAEVRWNTGAFSSLLRTVTNSTQHVNGTTTVLSHLLGAPTRAANQQQVQCVVNQSALTTERSYNYTINIHYPPQAVNITLSEASKATFFLCVADGNPQPNYTWSRVALTWPGSAVRAEGDKLQLISLSSELNGLYVCEASNPYGRATGSLYVHTSSGAAGMQ